The following coding sequences are from one Saccharomyces cerevisiae S288C chromosome X, complete sequence window:
- the MAD3 gene encoding Mad3p (Subunit of spindle-assembly checkpoint complex; involved in delaying anaphase onset in cells with defects in mitotic spindle assembly; pseudosubstrate inhibitor of APC(Cdc20), the anaphase promoting complex involved in securin (Pds1p) turnover; MAD3 has a paralog, BUB1, that arose from the whole genome duplication) has product MKAYAKKRISYMPSSPSQNVINFEEIETQKENILPLKEGRSAAALSKAIHQPLVEINQVKSSFEQRLIDELPALSDPITLYLEYIKWLNNAYPQGGNSKQSGMLTLLERCLSHLKDLERYRNDVRFLKIWFWYIELFTRNSFMESRDIFMYMLRNGIGSELASFYEEFTNLLIQKEKFQYAVKILQLGIKNKARPNKVLEDRLNHLLRELGENNIQLGNEISMDSLESTVLGKTRSEFVNRLELANQNGTSSDVNLTKNNVFVDGEESDVELFETPNRGVYRDGWENFDLKAERNKENNLRISLLEANTNLGELKQHEMLSQKKRPYDEKLPIFRDSIGRSDPVYQMINTKDQKPEKIDCNFKLIYCEDEESKGGRLEFSLEEVLAISRNVYKRVRTNRKHPREANLGQEESANQKEAEAQSKRPKISRKALVSKSLTPSNQGRMFSGEEYINCPMTPKGRSTETSDIISAVKPRQLTPILEMRESNSFSQSKNSEIISDDDKSSSSFISYPPQR; this is encoded by the coding sequence ATGAAAGCGTACGCAAAGAAACGTATCTCTTACATGCCATCGTCACCATCACAAAATGTTATtaactttgaagaaatcgaaactcaaaaagaaaacattcTTCCCCTGAAGGAAGGCAGATCAGCAGCGGCACTCTCGAAAGCGATACATCAACCACTGGTGGAAATAAACCAAGTTAAATCAAGCTTCGAACAAAGACTGATAGATGAGCTCCCTGCATTAAGCGACCCAATTACTTTGTATCTTGAATACATAAAGTGGCTGAACAACGCCTATCCACAAGGCGGTAATTCCAAACAATCTGGAATGCTCACCCTTTTGGAGCGATGTTTATCTCACTTAAAGGATTTGGAGAGATATCGCAATGATGTTAGGTTTCTTAAAATATGGTTTTGGTACATAGAACTTTTTACCAGAAATTCATTCATGGAAAGCAGAGACATTTTCATGTATATGTTAAGAAATGGAATTGGTTCCGAGTTAGCGTCATTTTATGAAGAATTTACGAATCTATTAAttcagaaagaaaaatttcaatatgCCGTGAAAATTCTACAGCTAGGAATCAAAAATAAGGCTAGGCCTAATAAGGTTTTAGAAGACCGGTTAAACCATCTCCTGAGAGAACTGGGGGAGAACAATATTCAGCTAGGAAATGAAATATCGATGGACTCATTAGAGTCTACAGTACTTGGGAAAACCAGATCTGAATTTGTCAATAGACTAGAGCTTGCAAATCAAAATGGCACATCAAGTGACGTCAAtttaacaaaaaacaaCGTATTTGTAGATGGAGAAGAGTCTGATGTAGAACTATTCGAAACTCCGAATAGAGGTGTTTATAGAGATGGCTGGGAAAATTTTGACTTAAAGGCAGAAAggaacaaagaaaacaacCTTCGAATATCATTGCTAGAAGCAAATACCAATTTGGGTGAGCTTAAACAACATGAGATGTTATCGCAAAAAAAGAGACCATATGATGAAAAACTACCGATCTTTAGAGATTCTATAGGTAGAAGTGACCCTGTTTATCAAATGATTAATACAAAGGACCAGAAAccagaaaaaattgactGTAATTTTAAACTGATTTATTGTGAAGATGAGGAATCTAAAGGTGGTAGACTAGAATTTTCGCTAGAAGAAGTCTTGGCAATTTCTAGAAACGTTTATAAAAGGGTTAGGACAAATAGGAAACATCCAAGAGAAGCAAATTTAGGGCAAGAAGAAAGCgcaaatcaaaaagaagCTGAAGCACAATCGAAAAGACCAAAAATAAGTAGAAAAGCCTTAGTCTCCAAGTCGTTGACCCCCTCAAACCAGGGAAGAATGTTTTCTGGCGAAGAGTACATAAACTGCCCTATGACGCCAAAGGGACGAAGCACTGAGACGTCTGATATCATCTCAGCTGTCAAGCCGCGGCAGTTAACCCCAATTTTAGAAATGAGAGAatcaaattctttttctcaaagCAAAAATTCTGAGATCATTTCAGATGATGACAAGTCGAGTTCGTCTTTCATATCGTACCCACCACAGCGTTGA